CGTTGTGGCCGATCTCGGTGCCGAGCAGCAGCCCGCGCAGGGTCTCGATGGCCGGCGTGAACGGCTGGTACTCGGCGATCGGCTGGAACCAGCCCGGCATCGCGTCGACCGGGACGAAGGCGCTGGAGATGAGCGGGAGGAAGATCAGCGGGATCGCGTTGTTGCTGGCCGCCTCGGCGTTCGGGCTGACCATGCCCATCCCGACCGCGATCCAGGTGAGCGCCGTGGCGAAGAGCACCAGCAGTCCGAAGGCCGCGAGCCACTCCAGCGCGGTCGCGTCCGTGGAGCGGAAGCCGATGGCCACGCCGACGGCGCCGACCAGGACCACGCTGGCGACCGACTGCAGCACGCTGCCGACGACGTGCCCGACGAGCACCGAGCCGCGGTGGATCGCCATCGTGCGGAAGCGGGCGATGATGCCCTCGGTCATGTCGTTGGAGACGGAGACCGCGGTGCCGATCGTGGTGCTGCCGATGGTCATCAGCAGCAGGCCGGGCACCAGGTAGGCGATGTACGCGGAGCGGTCCGCACCGCCGCCGCCGATGCCCGCGCTCATCACGTCGCCGAAGACGTAGACGAAGAGCAGCAGCAGCATGACCGGCGTGAGCAGCAGGTTCAGGGTGAGGGACGGGTAGCGGCGGGCGTGCAGCAGGTTGCGGCGCAGCATCGTGGACGAGTCGCGCACGGCGAGCGAGAGGGAGCTCATCGGACAGTCTCCTTGGGCTGGTCGGTGCCGGTCAGGGCGAGGAACACGTCGTCGAGGTCGGGGGTGTGCACGGTCAGCTCGTCGGCCTCGATGCCGGCGGAGTCCAGCCGGTCGAGGAGGGTGCGCAGCTCGCGCTGGCTGCCGTCGCTGGGGATCTGCAGCGCGAGCGCCTCGTCGTCCCGGGTGACCTCGCGCAGCGCCGAGGCGGCGCGCTGGTACGTGTCCGGGTCGGCGAACCGGAGCCGGACGTGGCCGCCGGGGATCAGCCGCTTGAGCTCCTCGGCGGTGCCCTCGGCCGCGATCCGGCCGTTGTTGAGCAGGGCGATCCGGTCGGCGAGCTGGTCCGCCTCCTCCAGGTACTGGGTGGTGAGGAAGACGGTGACGCTGTCCGCGACCAGCTCGCGGATGATCTGCCACATGGTGTGCCGGCTGCGCGGGTCGAGGCCGGTGGTCGGCTCGTCGAGGAAGATGATCCGCGGGTTGCCGACCAGCGTCATGGCGATGTCGAGGCGCCGCTTCATGCCGCCCGAGTACGTCGAGGCGGGCTTCTTCGCCGCCTCCGCCAGGTCGAACCGCTCCAGCAGCTCGGCCGCCACCCTGCGCCCCTCGCGCTTGGACAGGTGGTGCAGGTCCGCCATCAGCAGCATGTTCTCCTCGCCGGTGATCAGCCCGTCGACGGCGGAGAACTGCCCGGTGACGCCGATCGCGGCCCGTACGGCCTGCGGGGCGGCGGCCAGGTCGTGGCCCGCGACCTGGGCCTGGCCGCCGTCGGCGGTGATGAGCGTGGAGAGGATCTGCACGGTGGTGGTCTTGCCCGCGCCGTTGGGCCCGAGCAGCGCGAAGACCGAACCGGCCGGGATCCGCAGATCGATGCCGTCGAGGACGGTCTTGTCGCCGTACGACTTGCGCAGGCCGACGACGGAGACGGCGGCGGGGGTACCGCCATCCTGCCTGGGCGTGGGCATGACAGATGAAGGCATGGAGCCCTCCCCTTTCGAAGGGTGAAGAGATCGGGGTGAGTCGGGCGAGCTTGCGGGGGCGGTGCTCAGGCCTTGGCGCGGCGGATCTCGATGTTGCCGTACCGGGTGCGGGCCCGGACCTCGACGGTGTCCTCGCTCTGCTCCGGGGCCTCGGAGGCGGTGAGCGTGTTGCGCACCTGGCCGGAGCCCGAGCTGACGTCGAGCCAGGCGGCCGTACCCTCGCGGACACCGACCTCGATGGCGCCGTACGAGGTGTCCAACTGGACGGTGCCGCGGGCCACTTCACCCACCCGCAGGGTCCCGTGGGCGGTGGTGGCGGTGACCGAGCCCTCGGCCCGCCGGATCTCGATGTCGCCGTTGGCGCCACTCACCCGCAGGTCGCCGGTCGCGGCGTCGACGGTCGTGGTGCCGTGCGAGTTCTTCAGGACGGCGGAGCCGTCGACCACACCGATCCGCAGGCTGCCGGAGCTGGTGGTGATCTCCGCCGAGCCCTCGACCCGATCCACGGTGATCGAGCCGTGCGAGGCGATCAGCTTCAGCGGTCCCGTGGTGTCGAGGCGGACGTCACCGGACGAGGTCTTCACCCGGGCCTCGCCCAGCCGGCCCTCGCCGAGCACCTGGGTCCAGGCGCCGGTCACGTCGATCCGCGAGCCCGTGGGCAGTTCGACCGTCACGTCCACGACACCGGTGCGACCGAGGCCGAGCAGGTTGGACTTGGGCGTCCTGACGGTCAGTACGCCACCCGCGAAGGTGACCTCGGTCTGGTCGGCCGTCCGCACGTCCCGGTCCTTCTTCGGGTCGCGGGGACGCACCTCGACGACGGTGTCGGGGCGGTCCCCCGCGATGAACTGGATGGCACCGGCCTCCACGTGCGCCGTGGCCGAGATCGCGTCAGGAGTGTCGAAAGAAGGCATGGCTGTCCCGTCCTCTTGGGTCTTCAGGGCGTCCCCGCTGGTGGGACGTGGTGTGGGTGAAGTGGTGCGGGCGAGCAGGGGCGCGACTAGCGCACCCAGCCCGTGATGCTCTGTCCGATGGTCTGGGTCTTCTCCGGCGTACGCGGCCGGGTGCCGCCGTCGACCGCGGCCGACACGGCGCGGACCAGCCACGCGTTGACCGACAGGCCCTCGCGGCTCGCGGCCTCCTCGGCGCGGGCCTTGAGGTGGGCCGGCAGCCGAAGGTTGACCCGGGCGGTGCCGCCCTCGTCGCTCTCGGCCGGGGCCTGCAGCGGTTCGGCGGGCGCGGCCGGCGCCACGGGGGCACTGCCGCCGGTGGGCGGCAGGGTCACCACGAAGTCGGGGTCGAGCCCACGCAGCCGTACGTCGACCGAGCCCGGGGCGAGCTCGCGGGTCACCTCGTCCATCGCGGCGGAGAGCACGTTCAGCATGGTCAGCCGGGTCGCCGACTCCAGGGGGGCGGTGAGCCTCTCTGCCAGCTCGCGGGCTTCTTCGCCGCCGGCCTCGGCGGCCACCGCGAGTTCGCGGCGGAGGGTGTCGACATACGGGGTGAGGTCCATGACGTCATCATGGCACCACTATGGCGCCACACGCAAGCCCCGATGGCACCTTCGGCGCGGCGAACTCGCCGCCAGCCGTTCTACCTGCGAAAACGCACCGGCATCAGCCTGAGCCAGTGTGGCACCATGCTTGCCTGAAGGGCTGCGGGCGCACGAAGTGGCACCGGGTGGCATCACCTGGCACCAGGTGACGCCACCCGGTGGCACACCGCTACAGCCGGGCCAGCAGGCGGTCCAGCGGCCGAGGCACCAGGGCGAGGTCCAGGTCGTCCACCAGCGCTCGCGCGTACTGGCTCTTCCGGCCGCTGATGGTCCCCATGAAGCGCCGCAGCTGCCGCTCGACGCTCCGCTCCCGCTGGGCGGGCTGCTTCTGGAAGACCCGGAACGCCCGCAGGTCGCCCTGCGCCTCGAACACCTCCTGCACGGCGGCGGCACCGAGCGAGCGGATCAGCTCCTCCTCGAGGTCGGCGACGCACACGTAGAAGCCGAGCGGCTCCATGTCGGCCCGCGTCAGGTCGGCCCCGAGGCCCGCCCGCTCCAGGGCCCGGGAGAAGTAGCCCTCCTCGCCGGCGTCACACAGCCCAGCCACTCCGACACCCAGCCCCTGCGGCCCCAACAGGCTCAGGAACCTGCCGATGTTGGTGACGCCCCCGAGCGGGATGACCGCGACACCCTCCGCACCGAGCGCGCGGCCGTGCCGCCCGGCCAGCGCTTCGACCGCCACCTGGTCGCTGACCCCCTCGACCAGTACGGCCGTGCGCACGGCGCCGCCACCGGCCAGTTCACGTGCGGCCGCAGCGGCCGCAGCGGCCGCCGGAGCCCCCGAACCGCCGCCCGCCCACTCCATGGCCGCCAGCCGGAACCGCCCTGTCGCATCCATGGCCCCACCCTCTCAGCCGCACCCGGCCGAGCCGGAGGGATTTCCTCAAGATCGGATCATCGGCCACCCACGAGCCTGCCGGGCGACGGACAGCTCGCAGCGACCGTCCACACACGAACGCTCCAGCCGCCCGTTCGAGACGGTCTGCAGCAGCCCGATCGCCCAGCACATCGGACACCCGCGCAGCGCGAACAGACCGACCGGCGCCAGCAGCAGGCCGACCGGTCCGACCACCGGAAGGAGCAGCAACGAACCGGCCAGGGCGCCGAATCCCAGCGCGCCGCGCACCAGGTGCCGGGGCACCGAGGCGCTGGCGAAGTCCTGACGGTCAGTCATCACCGCCTCCCGGGAAGGGCTCGGACGTTCCCTGCAAGGTCTGACGCACCGTCGCGCGGGCGCGGTGCAGCCGCGACTTCATCGCGGCGGTGCTGAGGCCGAGCGCATCGGCGACCATCCGCCCGCTGTAGCCCTGGATGTCCCGCATGATCAGCACCCGCCGCTGGTCGGCCGGCAGAGCGGCGATCGCCGCCGCCACCCGGCCCGCCTCCAGCCGCTGCAACACCTCGTCCTCGAAGGACGGCACGACGGCGTCCGGCACCGGCCCGTGACTGCGCAGCACCAGCCGCGCCCGCCGCAGGCACTCGTTGCGCACGATCCGGAACATCCACGAAGCCAGCGCCCCGGAGGCCCGCAGCATCCCGATCTTGCGGTACAGGATGATCAGCGCCTCCTGCGCGGCGTCCTCGGCATCCTGCGGCGAGGCGCACAGGGAGCGCGCGAACCGCTGCACGTGCGGGTGCGAGCCGGACACCAGGGCCGCTGCGGCCTCGGCATCACCCTCCTGCGCCGCGGCGATCAACTGCTCGCCGGGCCACCTGAACTCAGCCATGCGAACGCCCCCGCCGACGCCGCACGACGACGGCGCACGCGCAGATGAGCACGGCCGCGATGATGACGGCACCAATGATCACGACAAACCTCCGGCTCCCGTGCCGACCCTGTTGCCCGCACGGACATGAGAGGCACGACCACCGCCAAAGGATTCACCCCGGTCGAAGAGTTTCCCGCGCGCCGGTCCGTACACGTGAGACCGACTCCCGGAAGGCTGGCGCCATGCGGAAACTGATCTACGGCATGAACGTGAGCCTGGACGGCTACATCGCCGCGCCCGGCGACGACATCGGCTGGAGCGTGCCCAGCGACGAGCTGTTCCAGTTCTGGTCCGACCGGCTGCAGGCGACCGACCTGTCGCTGTACGGGCGCAAGCTGTGGCAGACGATGAGCCCCTACTGGCCGACCGCCGACCAGCAGCCCAACGCCACTCCGGCGGAGATCGAGTTCGGGCGCCGCTGGCGGGACATGTCGAAGGTGGTGTTCTCCTCGACGGTCGACCAGGTCGACTGGAACACCCGCCTGGTCACCGGCGACGCGGTCGCCGAGATCACCCGACTCAAGGCCGAGGACGGCGGCCCGATGGACATCGGCGGCGCGACGCTCGCCGGGGCGGCCATGCGGGCCGGGCTGATCGACGAGTACGTGCTGGCCACCGCGCCGGTCCTGGTGGGCGGCGGCACGCCGTTCTTCACCGCGCTGGACGACTGGGTGAACCTCAACCTGGTGGAGACGCGAACGCTTCCCTGCGGCGTGATCCTGACCAGGTACGAGACGAGGCGCTGAGCGCCCGGACTATCCCCGAGCCATCTCTCACCTTCAGGTGCGGGCGAGGGCGGTGAGGGTGCGGTGGCGGGGGAGGATGCGGGCGGCGGCGAGGAGCAGGCGGTTGGCCGTGCCGGGCACGACCGTGGGGCGGCTGCGGCGGCGCAGGGCGCGTAGGGCGGTGGCGACGACCTGTTCGGGGGTCTGCACCAGGGCGGCCGGTGCGTCGTCGTGCGACTGCGACTCGGTGGCGGTCATGCCCGGGCAGAGCGCGAGGACGTGGATGCCGGAGGCCCGGTGCTCGGACCAGAGTGCCTCGGAGAAGGCGGTGACGAACGCCTTGGTGGCGCTGTAGACGGCGAGGTCCGGCAGCGGGGTGTGGGCAAGGGTGGAGGAGACGTTCAGCAGGGCGTCGCCGGGTCGGGCCTGGGCGAGGAAGGCGTGGGAGAGCGTGACGAGGGCCTCGCAGTTGAGGCTCAGCATCTCGTGGGCGTGGGTGAGTGGGGTCGTGGCGAAGGGGCCGGTGGTGGCGGTTCCCACGTTGTTGACCAGGAGGTGGACGCGTCGGTCGGCGAGGAGTCGGACGGCCTTGTGGCGGCCGTCGGGGTCGCCGAGGTCGGCGGCCAGGTGGTCGTGGCCGGGGCCGAGTTCGGCCATCAGGGCTTGGAGTCGCTCCTCGTTCCGGGCGACGGCGATCACCCGGTGGCCGCTCGCGGCCAGGCCGCGGGCGAAGGCGCGGCCGATGCCGGCGCTGGCTCCGGTGACCAGGGCGGTCGGCTGGGTGGTGGGCATGAGGGCTGCGTCTCAGTTCGCGGCGGGTCGGGTGGCCGGCTGGAAGCGGAAGGAGACGGCCTCCATCAGGGGCTTGCGCTGGGTCTTCTGGACGGCGGCGATCCGCCACCGTCCATCGGCCTCGCGCACCACCGTGTACGTGGCCAGCTTGCCGAGCTTGCCCTGCTTGCCGCCCTGCTCCGGGGTGCCGCCCTTGCGGACGTCGCCGCGGGTGACGACCACAGCCGCGTCGGTGCCGTAGAAGCGCAGGTCGGTGATGTCGAGGATCAGCCGGGTGCCCTTGAGGAAGCTGTCGAACAGGGCCTGGTGAGCGCGGCCGATCTCCTCACCGCCGTGGTAGACGGTGCCGACGTAGGTGACATCGGTGGCGTCCTCGGTGAAGCAGGCGCCGTACGCGGTGCCGTCGCCGTCGGCCCAGGCTGCGGCGCCGCGCTCCAGCAGGGCGCGGATCGCGGCGGCGTCGGTCGCGCGGGGGGCGGCGGTGTGGTGGTTGGCGGTCGTGGTCTCGTGCTCGGTCATGGTCTCCCCTTCCATGATAACTTCTTTGAAGAAGTTACTTCGTCGAAGATTTCTCTTCCTTGAGGAAGAGATTAGGGAGTGAAGGAACCCGTGTCAACGCCTGCCGTGCCATCCGATGCGAGTGAGGTCTACCGCCGGTACCTGAGCGCCGTGATGCTGCACGGCCATGCCAGCGCCAAGGCCTGCGAGCTCGGCGCCACCGACCTCTACGCGCTGAACATCCTGCAATTGACCGGCCCGATGACCCCCGGCGAGCTCGGCGCCCGCACCGGCCTCACCACCGGGCCGACCACCCGCCTCATCGATCGCCTCGAACAGGCCGGCTACGTGCGCCGGGCCCCGGACCCCGGAGACCGCCGCAAGTTGATCGTCGAACCGATCGGCAAGCCCGCCGACCTCGACCGGGTCATGGCCCCGGCCCGGCAGCGGATCGGCGAGCTCCTCAGGGGCTACTCACCCGAGCAGCTCGCAGTCCTCTTCGACTACTTCGCCCGCGCCACCGACGCCTACCAGGAAGCCGCCGAGCAGCTGCGCACCCACAACGCCGACTGAAGCGCCGCCGCGGATCACGGAGACCTACAGGTCAGGTCAGGTCATGTAGGTTCTCAGCCGCGATGTCATCCGACGAGGTCCTGACCTGGACGTCTTCGGTCTGTCTCACGCCGTGTCAGGCGAGCCCAGTCTCAGATCCGTGTCGGTGTCTGTGCCGATGGTGCAGCGTGCCTCGGTGGCCATGTCCATCCCATGCTCCACCTGGGTGACCGTGGCTCCGCCCAGTGTCGGTGGCATAGACGTGGTAGTCGGCGAGGTCGGCTGCACCCCGCCGTCGGCTGCCGCGCGCGCCCGCGGACCGTGTGCCACGCTCGATCCACGCAGGCCCACTGCGGCCCGGGCACCTGGGCAAGGAGTGCGCCATGGACGCTCCCCAGCGATATTCACCCGGACGTTTCTTCCGGGACCGCGAAATCAATGAGAAGGTCGGCATCAACTCTGAAAAGACCCTATGGGAGTGGATAGAAGCAGGCGCACAGCCTCCACGACCAAAAGGAAGCGTGCCTCTACCTCCAGAGTCCGAGCAGACTCTCTACCGCGGCCAGCCCGATGCTGGCTATGCACTAACCTCCCGGCTCTTCCGGGAAATATGGGCAAACGACCGCGCCGCGACTGAGAGTAAAATGCAGAATGCCGAGCGGCACCTTCTGAAAGTCCTGAAGTACGGTGAAGGGCTTGGACGACTGATGACAGACGGCGAACTCCTCGCCGTTCTCCAGCATCACGGAATTCCTACCCGGCTCATCGACGTATCCGCTGGACCATTCGAAGCCCTCTTCTTCGCCGTCGACCATGCAGAGGACACCGACGGCCGCCTCTTCATCATCGAACTCCCCGCCGCCAAGGATGGCCTGCCCGACACCATCGACCTCACCGCCCAGGAGCCACTGGAGTGGGAGGGCACCGCGCTCGGGCCCCACTACGCCAAGTCCACCTGGACGAACCGGGTCGCGGTGATTCACCCCCACGACCTCGACCCCCGCATGCGCGCTCAGCGGGGCCGCTTCCTCGTCGGCGGCCTGACCGCCAGCTATCCCGACCGAACCATGATGTTCAAGGGAAAGCGGCTCGCCGCACAACAGTTGGATGAGACTTCTAATCTCAGTATCTTCTTCCCGAAGAATGCAGTCTCCGGCACCAAGTGGCCAGCCAAAGCTTGGACCGTGCGCATCAAGAAGCAATGGAAACGCGGGCTGCGCGACCGCTTGAAGGCCCTGGACAAGCCGATCACCATGGACAGTATGTATCCGCCGATCGGCGAAGTTCGCAGATTGGCGCTACGGGAGATTGGCAGATTATCCCGGACATACTCGATTCCGGCAAAATGAAGGCTACCGGCCGCGTCGCCCGTTTCGATGTGACGGACAGTTCCTCTGCGCGATGCCATTCCCTCAGACCGCGTTTGAGATCTGCCGTGTCCCGTGGCTGGAGTGCCACCAGAGCGACCGCCGCGCTGCTGAGAATGGTGTCGGGCAACGTGGCAGATGGGGCACGGGTGGAAGCGTTGCCTCGTCAGCCAAGGGGCC
This genomic interval from Kitasatospora gansuensis contains the following:
- a CDS encoding SDR family NAD(P)-dependent oxidoreductase, producing the protein MPTTQPTALVTGASAGIGRAFARGLAASGHRVIAVARNEERLQALMAELGPGHDHLAADLGDPDGRHKAVRLLADRRVHLLVNNVGTATTGPFATTPLTHAHEMLSLNCEALVTLSHAFLAQARPGDALLNVSSTLAHTPLPDLAVYSATKAFVTAFSEALWSEHRASGIHVLALCPGMTATESQSHDDAPAALVQTPEQVVATALRALRRRSRPTVVPGTANRLLLAAARILPRHRTLTALART
- a CDS encoding FRG domain-containing protein → MDAPQRYSPGRFFRDREINEKVGINSEKTLWEWIEAGAQPPRPKGSVPLPPESEQTLYRGQPDAGYALTSRLFREIWANDRAATESKMQNAERHLLKVLKYGEGLGRLMTDGELLAVLQHHGIPTRLIDVSAGPFEALFFAVDHAEDTDGRLFIIELPAAKDGLPDTIDLTAQEPLEWEGTALGPHYAKSTWTNRVAVIHPHDLDPRMRAQRGRFLVGGLTASYPDRTMMFKGKRLAAQQLDETSNLSIFFPKNAVSGTKWPAKAWTVRIKKQWKRGLRDRLKALDKPITMDSMYPPIGEVRRLALREIGRLSRTYSIPAK
- a CDS encoding ABC transporter permease, with the protein product MSSLSLAVRDSSTMLRRNLLHARRYPSLTLNLLLTPVMLLLLFVYVFGDVMSAGIGGGGADRSAYIAYLVPGLLLMTIGSTTIGTAVSVSNDMTEGIIARFRTMAIHRGSVLVGHVVGSVLQSVASVVLVGAVGVAIGFRSTDATALEWLAAFGLLVLFATALTWIAVGMGMVSPNAEAASNNAIPLIFLPLISSAFVPVDAMPGWFQPIAEYQPFTPAIETLRGLLLGTEIGHNGWLAVAWCLALSVLGYRWSKAVFNRDPK
- a CDS encoding ATP-dependent endonuclease; protein product: MDATGRFRLAAMEWAGGGSGAPAAAAAAAAARELAGGGAVRTAVLVEGVSDQVAVEALAGRHGRALGAEGVAVIPLGGVTNIGRFLSLLGPQGLGVGVAGLCDAGEEGYFSRALERAGLGADLTRADMEPLGFYVCVADLEEELIRSLGAAAVQEVFEAQGDLRAFRVFQKQPAQRERSVERQLRRFMGTISGRKSQYARALVDDLDLALVPRPLDRLLARL
- a CDS encoding SgcJ/EcaC family oxidoreductase — encoded protein: MTEHETTTANHHTAAPRATDAAAIRALLERGAAAWADGDGTAYGACFTEDATDVTYVGTVYHGGEEIGRAHQALFDSFLKGTRLILDITDLRFYGTDAAVVVTRGDVRKGGTPEQGGKQGKLGKLATYTVVREADGRWRIAAVQKTQRKPLMEAVSFRFQPATRPAAN
- a CDS encoding RNA polymerase sigma factor produces the protein MAEFRWPGEQLIAAAQEGDAEAAAALVSGSHPHVQRFARSLCASPQDAEDAAQEALIILYRKIGMLRASGALASWMFRIVRNECLRRARLVLRSHGPVPDAVVPSFEDEVLQRLEAGRVAAAIAALPADQRRVLIMRDIQGYSGRMVADALGLSTAAMKSRLHRARATVRQTLQGTSEPFPGGGDD
- a CDS encoding dihydrofolate reductase family protein → MRKLIYGMNVSLDGYIAAPGDDIGWSVPSDELFQFWSDRLQATDLSLYGRKLWQTMSPYWPTADQQPNATPAEIEFGRRWRDMSKVVFSSTVDQVDWNTRLVTGDAVAEITRLKAEDGGPMDIGGATLAGAAMRAGLIDEYVLATAPVLVGGGTPFFTALDDWVNLNLVETRTLPCGVILTRYETRR
- a CDS encoding DUF4097 family beta strand repeat-containing protein yields the protein MPSFDTPDAISATAHVEAGAIQFIAGDRPDTVVEVRPRDPKKDRDVRTADQTEVTFAGGVLTVRTPKSNLLGLGRTGVVDVTVELPTGSRIDVTGAWTQVLGEGRLGEARVKTSSGDVRLDTTGPLKLIASHGSITVDRVEGSAEITTSSGSLRIGVVDGSAVLKNSHGTTTVDAATGDLRVSGANGDIEIRRAEGSVTATTAHGTLRVGEVARGTVQLDTSYGAIEVGVREGTAAWLDVSSGSGQVRNTLTASEAPEQSEDTVEVRARTRYGNIEIRRAKA
- a CDS encoding ATP-binding cassette domain-containing protein — its product is MPSSVMPTPRQDGGTPAAVSVVGLRKSYGDKTVLDGIDLRIPAGSVFALLGPNGAGKTTTVQILSTLITADGGQAQVAGHDLAAAPQAVRAAIGVTGQFSAVDGLITGEENMLLMADLHHLSKREGRRVAAELLERFDLAEAAKKPASTYSGGMKRRLDIAMTLVGNPRIIFLDEPTTGLDPRSRHTMWQIIRELVADSVTVFLTTQYLEEADQLADRIALLNNGRIAAEGTAEELKRLIPGGHVRLRFADPDTYQRAASALREVTRDDEALALQIPSDGSQRELRTLLDRLDSAGIEADELTVHTPDLDDVFLALTGTDQPKETVR
- a CDS encoding toxin-antitoxin system HicB family antitoxin; this encodes MDLTPYVDTLRRELAVAAEAGGEEARELAERLTAPLESATRLTMLNVLSAAMDEVTRELAPGSVDVRLRGLDPDFVVTLPPTGGSAPVAPAAPAEPLQAPAESDEGGTARVNLRLPAHLKARAEEAASREGLSVNAWLVRAVSAAVDGGTRPRTPEKTQTIGQSITGWVR
- a CDS encoding MarR family winged helix-turn-helix transcriptional regulator, with the protein product MPSDASEVYRRYLSAVMLHGHASAKACELGATDLYALNILQLTGPMTPGELGARTGLTTGPTTRLIDRLEQAGYVRRAPDPGDRRKLIVEPIGKPADLDRVMAPARQRIGELLRGYSPEQLAVLFDYFARATDAYQEAAEQLRTHNAD